A single genomic interval of Bacteroidota bacterium harbors:
- the mnmG gene encoding tRNA uridine-5-carboxymethylaminomethyl(34) synthesis enzyme MnmG, protein MFKEYDIIVVGAGHAGCEAAAAAANLGSSVLLVTMNMQTIAQMSCNPAMGGVAKGQIVREIDALGGYSGIVTDRTAIQFRMLNKSKGPAMWSPRAQSDRLLFAKEWREMLEQTPLVDFWQDTVSGLIVKEGRIKGVKTTMGLSINCKALVLTNGTFLNGLIHIGTKQFGGGRVAEKAVSGITEQLQELGFESGRMKTGTPPRVDGRSLDYMLMEEQFGDTETGKFSFTDTKALQKQRSCFVTYTSQEVHDELRKGFDDSPMFSGRIKGPGPRYCPSIEDKIDRFSSKDRHQIFVEPEGWNTVEVYVNGFSTSLPENIQLSALQKIKGFENVKMFRPGYAIEYDYFPPVQLEHTLQTRLIKNLFFAGQINGTTGYEEAACQGIIAGINAHQSINDKPSFSIKRSEGYIGVLIDDLINKGTKEPYRMFTSRAEFRVLLRQDNADIRLTQKSFELGLADSSRMEKVTGKIKLTADLINFLKVISISPDQINGILNLKDSAPINQKTKLAAIISRPHLHISDLFNINATIAEKLESFEKEIIEQAEINIKYEGYIQKEREQVEKMLRLENVAIHQTLDYNKLTSLSNEAREKLTAIKPRTLGQASRISGVSPSDISVLMVYMGR, encoded by the coding sequence GTGTTTAAAGAATATGATATAATTGTAGTAGGGGCAGGGCACGCTGGCTGTGAAGCTGCTGCAGCTGCCGCTAATTTAGGTTCATCTGTTTTATTGGTTACGATGAATATGCAGACAATTGCCCAAATGTCCTGTAATCCTGCAATGGGCGGTGTAGCAAAAGGTCAAATAGTTCGGGAAATTGATGCACTTGGTGGCTATTCAGGTATTGTTACTGATAGAACAGCTATTCAATTTCGAATGTTAAATAAATCTAAAGGTCCTGCAATGTGGAGTCCTAGGGCTCAAAGCGATCGGTTATTATTTGCAAAAGAATGGCGGGAAATGCTAGAACAAACTCCCCTGGTTGATTTTTGGCAAGATACAGTAAGTGGCTTAATTGTAAAAGAAGGTAGAATAAAAGGAGTGAAAACTACAATGGGTTTATCTATAAATTGTAAAGCTCTTGTTTTAACTAATGGTACCTTTCTTAATGGTTTAATACATATTGGTACAAAGCAATTTGGTGGAGGTCGAGTTGCAGAAAAAGCTGTATCTGGCATAACTGAACAATTACAAGAACTTGGTTTTGAAAGCGGTCGAATGAAAACCGGTACACCTCCTAGAGTAGATGGAAGAAGCCTTGATTACATGTTAATGGAAGAACAATTTGGTGACACAGAAACAGGGAAGTTTTCATTCACTGATACTAAAGCTCTTCAAAAACAAAGAAGTTGTTTTGTTACCTATACCTCACAAGAAGTACATGATGAGTTGCGAAAAGGTTTTGATGACTCGCCAATGTTCTCTGGCAGAATAAAGGGGCCAGGCCCCAGATATTGTCCTTCCATTGAGGATAAGATAGATAGATTTTCATCAAAAGACAGACATCAAATTTTCGTGGAACCGGAAGGTTGGAATACCGTGGAAGTATATGTTAATGGGTTTTCTACTTCACTTCCTGAAAATATTCAATTATCCGCTTTACAGAAAATAAAAGGATTTGAAAATGTAAAAATGTTCAGACCGGGTTACGCTATAGAATATGACTATTTTCCACCGGTACAATTAGAACATACTCTTCAAACAAGACTTATTAAAAATCTATTTTTTGCCGGACAAATCAATGGGACTACAGGATATGAAGAAGCCGCCTGTCAAGGAATAATTGCAGGTATTAATGCACATCAATCAATTAATGACAAACCTTCTTTTTCCATTAAAAGATCTGAAGGATATATAGGAGTATTAATAGATGATCTTATTAATAAAGGCACAAAAGAACCCTATAGAATGTTTACCTCAAGGGCAGAATTTAGAGTACTATTAAGACAAGATAATGCAGATATAAGACTTACTCAAAAATCCTTTGAATTAGGTCTGGCAGATAGTTCTCGAATGGAGAAGGTAACTGGAAAAATTAAACTTACTGCTGATCTAATAAATTTTTTAAAAGTTATTTCTATAAGCCCCGACCAAATTAATGGTATCTTAAATTTAAAAGATTCCGCCCCTATCAATCAAAAAACTAAACTTGCAGCTATTATTTCACGACCGCATTTACATATCTCAGATCTCTTTAATATAAATGCAACAATAGCTGAAAAATTAGAAAGCTTTGAAAAGGAAATTATAGAACAAGCGGAAATTAATATCAAGTATGAAGGATACATTCAAAAAGAGAGAGAACAAGTCGAAAAAATGTTACGCTTAGAGAATGTTGCTATCCATCAAACACTTGATTATAATAAACTTACATCACTCTCAAATGAAGCAAGAGAAAAGCTTACTGCTATTAAACCAAGAACTCTTGGACAAGCAAGCAGAATTAGCGGAGTTTCGCCTTCGGATATTTCAGTATTAATGGTTTATATGGGCAGATGA
- a CDS encoding Ig-like domain-containing protein, giving the protein MTPQGGKKDTTPPQVLNYQPENESVNFEGKTIQILFDEYIQTSDLFNQVIISPPMNNMPEFKIKGKKLIINILDDLRDSTTYTINFGSGIKDNTESNTLENFTYVFSTGDQLDSLQVVGNIINIITGRPEKNSVAVLYPDFIDSSFQYSKPWYFAKADANGDFTIPNIKSGKYQLYGLTDQNFNYYYDLPNELIAFIDTAITPDSINQSYQLQLFSENHIPQQLLEAKSLSYASSRLAFSKSIDNTTIEYNSNLLKQSNITNDTIFFWSSDTVIKQHNFQIKYDSIDTSVIVQLKSFPSENYNHKNIISTNYYNIKKPINNIENPYLLDINKPLEIISTFPIQNISHQLMNFFEDTSPNPISATFALDTLLRDKITTSLKFLPNKQYQLVINKGAITDIFDSQNDSLIIFFKTRSAEDYGNLKIKIKTTITYPIILELLKDDFTIVRNEYILSPDDSEIQMQYLLPGTYNLRIRIDQNHNQKWDTGNLKLLQQPEPIIFYKDPLPIRANWDQTIEWKLEH; this is encoded by the coding sequence GTGACCCCTCAAGGGGGGAAAAAAGACACAACTCCACCACAAGTACTAAATTATCAACCCGAAAATGAATCCGTAAATTTTGAAGGCAAAACAATTCAAATACTATTTGATGAATATATTCAAACATCTGATCTATTTAATCAAGTAATTATTTCTCCACCAATGAATAACATGCCTGAATTTAAAATAAAAGGTAAAAAATTGATTATCAATATTTTAGATGATCTTAGAGATTCAACCACATATACTATAAACTTTGGTTCTGGAATTAAGGATAACACTGAATCAAATACATTGGAAAATTTCACATATGTTTTTTCTACTGGTGACCAACTCGATTCACTTCAAGTGGTAGGTAATATTATAAATATAATTACAGGAAGACCAGAAAAGAATTCAGTTGCAGTCCTTTATCCTGATTTTATAGATTCATCCTTTCAATATTCTAAGCCTTGGTATTTTGCAAAGGCAGATGCAAATGGAGACTTTACTATACCAAATATTAAATCCGGAAAGTATCAATTATATGGTTTAACAGATCAAAATTTTAATTATTACTACGACTTACCTAATGAGTTAATCGCATTTATAGATACTGCAATTACTCCAGATTCTATAAATCAATCATATCAATTACAATTATTCTCCGAAAACCACATTCCTCAACAATTACTAGAGGCTAAATCATTATCTTATGCATCTAGCCGACTTGCGTTCTCCAAAAGCATTGATAATACAACAATTGAATACAATTCGAATCTTTTAAAACAATCCAATATCACAAATGATACTATTTTCTTTTGGTCATCAGACACAGTAATAAAACAACATAATTTTCAAATTAAATATGATTCAATTGATACCTCAGTAATTGTCCAATTAAAATCCTTTCCTTCCGAAAATTATAATCACAAAAATATAATCTCAACCAATTATTACAATATAAAAAAGCCAATAAACAACATAGAAAATCCTTATCTGTTAGATATAAATAAGCCATTGGAAATTATTTCAACCTTTCCAATTCAAAATATTTCGCATCAATTAATGAATTTTTTTGAAGACACGTCACCTAATCCAATTTCGGCAACATTTGCATTGGATACTCTTTTAAGAGATAAAATAACTACTTCATTAAAATTCTTACCAAATAAACAATATCAACTTGTAATTAATAAAGGAGCAATTACAGACATTTTTGATTCACAAAATGATTCGTTAATAATATTTTTTAAAACCCGAAGTGCAGAAGATTATGGTAATTTGAAAATCAAAATAAAAACCACAATAACCTACCCTATTATTTTGGAATTATTAAAAGATGATTTTACCATTGTCAGAAATGAATATATTTTGTCGCCTGATGATTCTGAAATTCAAATGCAATATTTATTGCCAGGAACATATAATCTGCGTATTAGAATAGATCAAAATCATAATCAAAAATGGGATACGGGAAATCTAAAATTACTGCAACAGCCTGAACCAATCATTTTCTATAAAGATCCTCTTCCGATAAGAGCTAACTGGGATCAAACTATAGAATGGAAGTTAGAACATTGA
- a CDS encoding gliding motility-associated C-terminal domain-containing protein: protein MKLRIILFTTVTFFLVTNSKIVTSQITAYPDTTVCSGETLTLYSEVTEFCGDCYTYEEIPYAPEEIGGVATSMVDDTYIGPFDIGFTFCFFGTDFTQFYVCSNGWISFSAPGGSWAGNWTPDGPIPDNAANVPKNAIFGPWTDWYTGLCDDCIHYETIGISPNQKTVITWEEVPLYECTSDVGTFQIVLYESSNYIDNHFVDVMVCPTWDIGVATQGVQNSDGTIAFAVDGRNATEWAASEESWRWYTSDLTWYDEDGLIVGTGPTVDVTPEETTTYTLVQSLCDGTTLEDDVTITVAESFDGTLTITDVSCGGDTDGSATINLSGAGPYTYEWSTGATGSNTLSGLSAGDYNVLVIAPDGCQKIFEFTIAEPIPLVLEIEDINDNQCYGYNDGSAEISTSGGAIPYTISVNGDSGAGSILTGLTAGDYDVVVTDANGCEESTTFTINQPDDISIYAGPDLSIVFGASVTIEAEPSTTELSGVSWSPGGGTLNCDTLIDTTGICFSYTVTPGNSGYIIVGITDLNGCYTSDSVYVTVIYTNEVLMPNAFTPNGDNINDNFQGIAFDLATYNMQIFNRWGELMFETNSIDYSLGWDGRYNNEEQEVGSYVYLVNALFNTGISFSKNGTFTLVR from the coding sequence ATGAAACTAAGAATTATACTTTTCACAACAGTTACATTCTTCCTGGTAACTAATTCCAAAATAGTAACATCTCAAATTACTGCATATCCGGATACTACAGTTTGTAGTGGTGAAACTCTCACACTGTATTCCGAGGTTACAGAATTTTGTGGTGATTGCTATACCTATGAAGAAATTCCATATGCACCTGAAGAAATAGGTGGAGTAGCAACCTCTATGGTGGATGACACTTATATAGGTCCTTTTGATATTGGGTTCACATTTTGCTTTTTTGGAACTGATTTTACACAATTTTATGTATGCTCAAACGGATGGATAAGTTTTTCAGCGCCGGGTGGTAGCTGGGCTGGCAATTGGACTCCTGACGGTCCGATTCCGGACAACGCTGCAAACGTTCCGAAAAATGCAATTTTTGGTCCTTGGACAGATTGGTACACTGGCTTATGTGATGATTGTATTCATTATGAAACCATAGGAATATCACCAAATCAAAAGACAGTAATTACATGGGAGGAAGTTCCTTTGTATGAATGTACTTCAGATGTAGGCACATTTCAAATTGTTTTATATGAATCTTCTAACTATATAGACAATCATTTTGTAGATGTCATGGTTTGTCCAACTTGGGACATAGGCGTAGCAACTCAAGGAGTGCAAAATTCAGATGGAACAATTGCCTTTGCTGTCGATGGTAGAAATGCTACTGAATGGGCGGCAAGTGAAGAGTCTTGGAGATGGTACACCAGTGACTTAACTTGGTATGATGAAGATGGTTTAATAGTAGGTACCGGCCCAACTGTTGATGTAACTCCTGAAGAAACTACTACATATACCTTAGTGCAATCTCTATGTGATGGAACTACCCTTGAAGATGATGTTACCATTACTGTTGCAGAAAGTTTTGATGGCACATTAACCATAACAGATGTTTCATGTGGTGGTGATACAGATGGTTCAGCAACAATAAATTTAAGTGGCGCCGGTCCTTATACATATGAATGGTCAACCGGTGCAACAGGGTCAAATACTTTATCAGGTTTATCAGCGGGAGATTATAATGTTTTAGTAATTGCACCTGATGGTTGCCAAAAAATATTTGAATTTACAATTGCAGAACCTATACCATTAGTATTAGAAATTGAAGACATAAATGATAATCAATGTTATGGTTACAATGATGGCTCTGCAGAAATAAGCACAAGTGGAGGTGCCATACCATATACAATTTCAGTAAATGGCGATAGCGGGGCAGGAAGTATATTAACCGGTCTTACTGCCGGCGATTATGATGTAGTAGTTACTGATGCAAATGGATGTGAAGAGTCCACCACTTTTACGATTAATCAACCCGATGATATATCTATTTATGCAGGACCGGATCTTTCTATAGTATTTGGTGCATCAGTTACAATTGAAGCTGAACCATCTACTACGGAATTAAGTGGTGTTTCCTGGAGCCCGGGAGGAGGTACATTAAATTGTGATACTCTTATTGACACCACTGGTATTTGCTTTTCTTACACTGTTACTCCTGGTAATTCAGGTTATATTATTGTTGGAATTACTGATTTAAATGGATGTTATACTTCAGACTCGGTTTATGTTACAGTTATATATACAAATGAAGTGTTAATGCCAAATGCTTTTACACCTAACGGTGATAATATCAATGATAATTTTCAGGGAATTGCTTTTGATTTAGCAACTTATAATATGCAAATATTTAATCGTTGGGGTGAATTAATGTTCGAAACAAATTCCATTGATTATTCTTTAGGATGGGATGGAAGATACAATAATGAAGAGCAGGAAGTAGGTTCTTATGTTTATCTTGTAAATGCATTATTCAACACTGGAATTTCATTTAGTAAAAACGGAACATTCACTTTAGTGCGATAA